A stretch of Onychomys torridus chromosome 2, mOncTor1.1, whole genome shotgun sequence DNA encodes these proteins:
- the Plag1 gene encoding zinc finger protein PLAG1, translating into MATVIPGDLSEVRDTQKAPSGKRKRGETKPRKNFPCQLCDKAFNSVEKLKVHSYSHTGERPYKCTQQDCTKAFVSKYKLQRHMATHSPEKTHKCNYCEKMFHRKDHLKNHLHTHDPNKETFKCEECGKSYNTKLGFKRHLALHAATSGDLTCKVCLQTFESTGVLLEHLKSHAGKSSGGVKEKKHQCEHCERRFYTRKDVRRHMVVHTGRKDFLCQYCAQRFGRKDHLTRHMKKSHNQELLKVKTEPVDFLDPFTCNMSVPIKDELLPVMSLPSSELLSKPFTNTLQLNLYNTPFQSMQSSGSAHQMITTLPLGMTCPIDMDAVHPSHHLAFKCPFSSTSYAISIPEKEQPLKGEIESYLMELQGGAPSSSQDSQASSSKLALDPQNGSLDDGAGDLSLSKSSISISDPLNTPALDFSQLFNFIPLNGPPYNPLSVGSLGMSYSQDEAHSSVSQLPTQTQDLQDPANTVGLSSLHSLSAAFTSSLSTSTTLPRFHQAFQ; encoded by the exons ATGGCCACTGTCATTCCTGGTGATTTGTCAGAAGTAAGAGATACCCAGAAAGCCCCTTCAGGGAAACGTAAGCGTGGTgaaaccaaaccaagaaaaaactTCCCTTGCCAACTGTGTGACAAGGCCTTTAACAGTGTTGAGAAATTAAAGGTTCACTCCTACTCTCACACAGGAGAGAGGCCCTACAAGTGCACACAACAAGACTGCACCAAGGCCTTTGTTTCTAAGTACAAGTTACAAAG GCACATGGCTACTCACTCTCCTGAGAAAACCCACAAGTGTAATTATTGTGAGAAAATGTTTCACCGGAAAGACCACCTGAAGAATCACCTCCATACACATGACCCCAACAAAGAGACCTTTAAATGCGAAGAGTGTGGCAAGAGCTACAACACCAAGCTTGGGTTTAAGCGACACTTGGCCTTGCATGCTGCAACCAGTGGTGACCTTACCTGCAAGGTGTGTTTGCAGACTTTTGAGAGCACGGGTGTGCTCCTGGAGCACCTGAAATCTCATGCAGGCAAGTCATCTGGGggtgtgaaagaaaaaaagcaccagTGTGAGCACTGTGAGCGCAGGTTCTACACCCGGAAGGATGTCCGAAGACACATGGTAGTGCACACGGGAAGAAAGGACTTCCTCTGTCAGTACTGTGCACAGAGATTTGGACGAAAGGATCACCTCACTCGACATATGAAGAAGAGTCACAATCAAGAGCTTCTGAAGGTCAAAACTGAACCAGTAGATTTCCTGGACCCATTTACCTGTAACATGTCTGTGCCTATAAAAGATGAACTCCTGCCGGTGATGTCCTTACCTTCCAGTGAACTCTTGTCAAAGCCATTCACAAACACTTTGCAGTTAAACCTCTATAACACTCCATTTCAGTCCATGCAGAGCTCTGGATCTGCTCACCAAATGATCACAACTTTACCTTTGGGAATGACATGCCCCATAGATATGGATGCTGTTCACCCCTCCCACCATCTTGCTTTCAAATGCCCATTCAGTTCTACCTCATATGCAATTTCTATTCCTGAAAAAGAACAGCCATTAAAGGGAGAAATTGAGAGTTATCTGATGGAATTACAAGGTGGTGCACCCTCCTCATCCCAGGATTCTCAAGCATCATCATCTAAGTTAGCGTTAGATCCTCAGAATGGGTCCCTAGATGATGGTGCAGGTGACCTCTCCCTGTCAAAGAGCTCTATTTCTATCAGTGACCCCCTCAACACACCAGCATTGGATTTTTCTCAGTTGTTCAATTTCATACCATTAAATGGTCCTCCCTATAATCCTCTTTCAGTGGGGAGCCTTGGGATGAGCTATTCCCAAGATGAAGCACATTCTTCTGTTTCTCAGCTGCCTACACAAACACAGGATCTTCAGGATCCTGCGAACACTGTGGGTCTCAGTTCTCTGCACTCACTCTCCGCGGCTTTTACCAGCAGCCTAAGCACAAGCACCACCCTGCCCCGTTTCCACCAGGCATTTCAGTAG